The following are encoded in a window of Impatiens glandulifera chromosome 5, dImpGla2.1, whole genome shotgun sequence genomic DNA:
- the LOC124938585 gene encoding 8-hydroxygeraniol dehydrogenase-like, with the protein MAKSPEEVHPVKAIGWASRDASGVLSPFQFSRRATGENDVSFKVLFCGICHSDLHQMKNEWGNSIFPMVPGHEIVGIVTEIGEKVEKVKVGDKVGVGCMVGSCNSCNSCCQDLENYCPKTIFTYNSIDQDGHPTYGGYSNIMVAKEHFIVKIPDGLPLEACAPLLCAGITTYSPLRFFGLDKPGLNVGVVGLGGLGHCAVKFAKALGVHVTVISTTPGKKSEALDRLGAHSFLVSSNPDEMKAAIGTLDGIIDTVSAPHGLHPLLSLLKSQGKLVLVGAPEKPLEFPAFSLLGGRKVIAGSCIGGMKETQEMIDFAAEHGVTADVEIIPIDYVNTAMERLVKGDVRYRFVIDIGNTLKSA; encoded by the exons ATGGCGAAATCACCTGAGGAAGTGCACCCAGTGAAGGCCATTGGATGGGCATCAAGAGATGCATCCGGAGTTCTATCTCCTTTTCAGTTCTCTAGAAG aGCAACTGGTGAAAATGATGTTTCTTTCAAGGTTCTGTTTTGTGGGATATGTCATTCAGATCTTCATCAGATGAAGAATGAATGGGGCAATAGCATTTTCCCCATGGTTCCTGGACATGAGATTGTTGGCATTGTGACTGAAATTGGTGAGAAGGTAGAGAAAGTTAAGGTTGGTGATAAGGTTGGTGTGGGATGTATGGTTGGTTCTTGCAATTCTTGCAACAGTTGTTGTCAAGATTTAGAGAACTATTGTCCAAAGACAATTTTCACTTATAACTCAATCGACCAAGATGGGCATCCTACTTATGGGGGATATTCTAACATAATGGTCGCGAAGGAACATTTCATCGTGAAAATACCAGATGGTCTCCCTCTGGAGGCATGTGCTCCACTTCTTTGTGCAGGAATCACAACTTATAGCCCATTGCGGTTCTTCGGGTTGGATAAGCCTGGATTAAATGTGGGTGTTGTCGGTCTTGGTGGGTTAGGCCATTGTGCTGTTAAGTTTGCAAAGGCTCTCGGTGTTCATGTTACTGTTATCAGCACAACTCCTGGCAAGAAGAGTGAGGCGCTTGATCGGCTTGGTGCTCACTCGTTCTTAGTTAGTAGTAACCCTGATGAGATGAAG GCTGCCATTGGTACACTTGATGGAATAATTGATACTGTCTCTGCACCACACGGTCTACATCCTTTGTTATCTCTGTTGAAGTCCCAAGGAAAGCTTGTACTTGTTGGTGCGCCAGAGAAGCCACTTGAATTTCCTGCATTTTCTCTACTAGGGG GGAGAAAGGTTATTGCTGGGAGTTGTATCGGGGGCATGAAGGAGACACAAGAAATGATTGATTTTGCTGCAGAACATGGTGTAACAGCGGATGTTGAGATTATTCCGATTGATTATGTGAACACTGCGATGGAACGTCTGGTGAAGGGTGATGTTAGATATCGATTTGTCATTGATATCGGAAACACTCTTAAGTCTGCATAA